One Bradysia coprophila strain Holo2 chromosome IV unlocalized genomic scaffold, BU_Bcop_v1 contig_144, whole genome shotgun sequence DNA window includes the following coding sequences:
- the LOC119071335 gene encoding lipopolysaccharide-induced tumor necrosis factor-alpha factor homolog: MANPENFDSPPPYSTVTAENEKNLALVSQDSVLNKKPEPAVQTVDRIIYVGTQPVGPKPAVLVCPSCYETIQTKVKKRASSNAHMACLLLGLFGFYLCCCIPYCMKSFKNFHHSCPHCGAYVGQYQNH, translated from the exons ATGGCAAATCcggaaaatttcgattccCCTCCGCCATACAGTACAGTCACTGccgaaaatgagaaaaatctgGCTCTAGTTTCACAAGACAGTGTTTTGAATAAGAAACCAGAGCCCGCAGTGCAAACAG tgGATCGAATAATTTATGTTGGTACTCAACCTGTGGGACCAAAACCAGCGGTTTTAGTTTGTCCCTCATGTTACGAAACGATTCagacaaaagtgaagaaaaggGCAAGTTCCAACGCTCACATGGCATGCTTATTGTTGGGTTTGTTTGG TTTCTATCTATGCTGCTGCATTCCCTATTGCATGAAATCTTTTAAGAACTTTCATCATTCATGTCCTCACTGCGGTGCATACGTTGGCCAATACCAAAATCACTAA
- the LOC119071178 gene encoding dystrobrevin beta, with protein sequence MEVEPRVAILQDLRLQSFDAIRFASYRTASKLRYIQKSTNLHLVDIWNVIEAFRENGLNTLEPQSEVSVARLETLVSSLYHNLNKRLPTRDQVPVDSKAGLLLNWLISAYSNDNSGKIRVFSIKVALAIMCSGKLVDKLRYIFSQISDGAGQLVQWKLCEFLREILALPAAVYESPTFHYKDGLESEMFSLDSRVTVNDFIGVLVNEPGPPNLVWLPLLQRLATVESIVHPIICSVCHKENFSGFRYRCTRCNSYQLCQECFWHGRVSLSHQNDHEVKEYTSYKSPTKQIGHSLRKSFRCVPEKSNHVLPRFPEQPEKTLNLSHIVPPSPLPSHNGFESGLLAPFDRSSTLDSRATGRSLDSAGASLNRASTSNDEEHRLIARYAARLAQESRTPASSSENASLAPDNSQAQRQLIAQLESKNKEIMREIARLRRQQEAEQLNQESPALMNELRALRQRKGELEGHLGALQDSRRQLMVQLEGLMRMLKSQQTSSPRSTPNSSPRSGKSPPMPQGPQQQQQIRNQMPPHSGQISQGTSNHSDQTSGGFAPQNGSVRGRGDLHFAADSVTSAMSTLVRELNSGESDEETSNNVRKQIDFEESKGLQQDWNDMGNANTQWQEQFAQWNINNQN encoded by the exons ATGGAGGTGGAACCTCGGGTGGCCATTTTGCAGGACCTCAGACTACAGTCGTTTGACGCAATAAGGTTTGCATCGTACAGAACCGCATCAAAATTGCGGTACAttcaaaaatcgacaaatc TTCACCTTGTCGACATATGGAACGTCATCGAGGCATTCCGGGAGAATGGTCTGAATACGCTCGAACCGCAAAGTGAAGTTAGCGTGGCACGACTGGAAACGTTGGTGTCGTCATTATACCACAATTTAAACAAACGTCTTCCGACAAGAGATCAA GTTCCTGTCGATTCTAAAGCTGGACTTTTATTAAATTGGCTGATATCTGCTTATTCGAATGACAATTCTGGCAAAATTCGTGTGTTCTCCATCAAAGTAGCATTGGCAATTATGTGTTCCGGTAAACTTGTAGATAAACTAAGGT ACATATTCTCCCAAATTTCCGATGGTGCCGGTCAACTTGTACAATGGAAGCTCTGTGAGTTTCTACGAGAAATTCTGGCACTTCCGGCTGCTGTATATGAATCGCCGACTTTCCATTACAAAGACGGACTGGAGAGTGAAATGTTTTCGTTGGACTCACGTGTAACCGTAAATGATTTCATCGGTGTTCTAGTGAATGAACCAGGACCTCCAAATTTGGTCTGGCTTCCTCTGTTACAACGGCTGGCAACCGTTGAATCGATAGTCCATCCAATTATATGCTCTGTATGccacaaagaaaatttctcagGTTTCCGTTACCGTTGTACGCGTTGCAATTCTTACCAATTATGTCAAGAGTGTTTCTGGCACGGACGAGTTTCACTCAGCCATCAGAATGATCACGAAGTGAAGGAATATACGAGTTATAAATCACCAACCAAACAAATCGGACATTCGTTACGCAAGAGTTTTCGATGCGTACCAGAGAAGTCGAACCATGTGCTTCCTAGGTTTCCAGAGCAGCCAGAAAAGACATTAAACCTATCGCATATTGTTCCTCCGTCTCCACTTCCATCGCATAACGGATTCGAATCGGGATTGCTAGCACCATTCGACCGAAGTAGTACACTGGATTCGCGAGCAACCGGCCGTTCATTAGACAGTGCAGGCGCTTCACTAAATCGAGCTAGCACTTCCAACGATGAAGAACACCGTTTAATTGCTCGATATGCTGCACGCTTGGCTCAAGAGAGTCGAACTCCAGCGTCATCATCCGAAAATGCTTCCCTGGCACCAGACAATTCACAGGCTCAGCGTCAACTGATAGCCCAACTAGAATCAAAGAACAAGGAGATTATGAGAGAAATTGCGCGTTTGAGACGGCAACAAGAAGCAGAACAATTGAATCAAGAAAGTCCAGCGTTAATGAATGAACTGCGTGCATTAAGACAACGAAAGGGTGAATTGGAG GGACACTTGGGTGCTTTGCAAGACTCGAGACGACAATTAATGGTGCAATTAGAAGGTCTGATGCGCATGCTCAAAAGTCAACAGACATCAAGTCCCCGATCAACACCGAATTCTAGTCCTCGTTCCGGAAAAAGTCCTCCAATGCCGCAAG GAccccaacaacaacaacagattAGAAACCAAATGCCACCACATTCGGGACAAATTTCACAGGGAACTAGTAATCATTCTGATCAAACCAGTGGTGGCTTTGCTCCTCAAA ATGGAAGTGTGAGAGGACGAGGTGACCTGCATTTTGCTGCCGATTCAGTTACATCCGCAATGTCAACGCTGGTCAGAGAACTTAATTCCG GAGAATCGGACGAAGAAACTTCGAACAATGTGCGGAAACAAATAG ACTTTGAGGAGTCGAAGGGATTACAACAAGACTGGAACGATATG GGCAACGCCAACACACAATGGCAAGAGCAATTCGCTCAATGGAatataaataatcaaaattaa